The genomic window tttagatgaAATGGACAGAGAAGAAGCAAATAATGCAATAGCGGACGatagagatttaattaataatggaaACGTAGTCCGAGAACATATTATAAAcacgtattttaattgaagataaaacttatttaaattaaactttatttagatttatttaacaacaaattaaaactatgtaacgaattaaacaattaaacaattgaacaaattaaaactatgtaacaattattttgaCAATTCTAATACATTTCTAATTTTCTGTAGTTCCACCAGAATACCTTTATGAActtctaatatttctttttgaacGGCaacttcctctttttttaattttaattttctttcttgaaaatttaataatttttctgttgCCGTCTGCATTGTTGTTTgttctgaaatataaaattagttatttaaatttattaattttatacatatatgtgtgtgtgtacatTATCtcatgttaatatttaacatacctgtacatatattttctgCAGTTATACGTTCAACATTGCTTGTGGAAGGTCCATcgtaaatgttattttcttctaattatttattatttattatttattatttatttgtttttaattattattattctatttattatttaattatttatacatatatatgtatacacatatGTGTATACACAGGGTGTCCAAAAAACTTACcttgattattatttgataaatatattcctccctcgggaatatttaataagccTGCGGCTTCGGGAGTTAAAAATTCTAGTAAATTTTCTtctaaagaagaaaaattaacattttttgggGAGCCTCCACCCGTTTTCATTCCATTATTACgcctttttgtttctttttttaaaacattcaTTTTCCAATCCTTCCatgtctgaaaaaaatattataaattatgtgtatgtacatatatatttatatatatatacatataagtaactatattataaattaaaattaattacttttatccATTCCATACTGGATTTTTTAGGTCCGTATACCACTGAATTCATAGATGTTGATAATTCTTGTAATAATACTtcctaaaattttataattaaatataatttattttaatatatatatatatatatatatatatatttttcttttttttaatatatatttaccatTTGGTGTTTGCTTTCACCTTTTCGACGTAGCCTTCCTCTGGCTACGTCTGGATGTTGCTTCATCCATTCAagcaaaatttctttttgttcctGCGTTGTATTCattctacaaattaatttttcataatttaatgtataaatattattgtaaaatattataagtgatataaaattaatatatgttatattattcttatatatattatattattacatactattaatattattttatattatttttttacttacttatTTTGGATGTCCAAACTATGCAAACAATTATAATGtttgacatttaaattaaacgcaaGCGCGTTTTTTTGTGCTTAGTGTacaactaaataaaatttaaatccctagaaaaaattgtatttacaTTTCTCACTTTTAACCATCTCGGTTGAGAGTGGAAATTTCTTATGTAAATTTACCTTAATTCTAGAAAAATACGAGAGGATTGGAGTTTACGTGAAAAATTACAACctataaatttatctattattttttatattttattgcataaataataatatattattttaaaactataaaTTTAAGTCGGTTGGTgttaatactttattatacattacattttacatgctacaataacatttttacaataataattcataaaatataaatatcactattcacttttccttttttcacaGCTCACTTTTCACTAAAGATTCATGATCGACCCCCAAGTCTTtcaaaacgttttaaaaaatattgacaaaaaatgaaaaaaaaattttttttaatctggcaacgcaGCATTGTGCtatgacgtcaacagatgcccacgtgactattccgagctttctacccCCACCAGGGGAAATTTGCGTTACTGGAAATTGCGTTactggaaaatattaatgttaaaattcaTGGGGTAATAACAGACGGTGCAGCAACAAACAGAAAATTCTGAGACATTATGGGTGTATGCGGCAAAATAAATCAcgtagttaattattttaatcatccAATTAGTAATGAGTGTGTGGTGTATGTGTTCTCAGATACACCACATATTTTGAAAACTATTAGAAACCGATTATACACAACATCATTACAGGTAATAATATGgaatacaaaattgtaataaacatTGTGTTAGCtcataaatgaattaaatgaaatatttatctacACCGTTCAaaagtgtaaaaattaaatttaatttctttatttttattgtcagCTTAATtctaatgaaaaattaattaaatgggaatatttttgcatattacaaaataaagatGAAACAATACCAGCTCGGATGCGAATATGCcctaaaattacatataatcaATTAACGCTTACTCATGCAGCTAAAATGAGAGTTCGTCTAGCTGCTCAAgtgaaacaaattatttactaTAGCACAATATAGTAATTACCATCTTAATcttttaatcatatatttcATACATTCATTACTTTTACAGGTTTTCAGTAAATCAATGGCTAATGGTTtgagattttataaaaactttttaccTGAGTTACAAGAATGTGATGATACTGCCAACTTCTGTGAATGGATAAATAACTTATTTGATGCgttaaatcgtaataaattttctgaaGGTGTGACAGTCGAAAATACAGATTATAAGGCATacatttatgtacatataatagctagtatattttttaatgttaaacatatttaatttttaactagaTTTTAGAAAAATCTTTAGTAAAGTTGAATAATTGAAAACAACATAAAATTGATGGTACTATCTTTGAGAAGCAATTTTTAACAAGACAAACTGCTGAAAGTCTCAGAGTGACAATAAAATCAGCATTGGATTTAGTAAAATATCTAACCACACATCAAAATTTTCCATCTGTATTAATAGGTCGCCTAAATCAAGATTCACTTGAGGTTTGATGTTTctgcatttattataaaaaccatcatgttacattttaatatcttttttatcttctgtATTATGTTATTGgcacaaaattgtttttttatattttattatattatttgttttacattatTCTAGAGATTTTTTGGATCAATACGTCAAGCAGCAGGATCTAATGACCATCTTGGAGTTCCCACTTTTCtccaattatataaaattttaagtacaACTAATATTCTTAAACCACCACGGTATGGAAATTGTTCATTAATTGAAGATTCAAAACCGCTAATTTCAATCTCAGAAATCAAACAGTTATACAACAATTCAAGTACCGAaacattattaacaaaattaaaagataagtTAAATGAtgctgtaataaataatgataaatggGCTTTTGACGATTTTATGTGTGAATATGATTACAGTTTACCAGAAATAACAGATTGcattgtatattatacaacgggatatttatgcaattatattaaaaaaaacgtaaaatgtaaaatatgcaaaaatgtgTTTATTAGTAATAGAGTACATAGTTCATTTCCTGCAGCGATGTTATTAAACATGCAAAGTTCAGAAAAAAATCGTCTAAAGCATCCTAATTtacaaatgtttaattttattaaatatttagaatatttatttttaaaatattgcgaaCGGGCAGATGTATATGATAAAGTtcttgaaaatattgacgTTAAAAGTTTAACATTTCCATGTAAGAAACAtgcggaaattattttttataaaataattgatttttatatttctaatcgCATGCGCTAGTATTGTTATAATGTTAacagtgataaaaaaaaacaaagtcaaaacattaaaaaaataactaaacattataaaaattaaataaaacagaatattgcaaaaataattttattatttaatacttgtcTGCCCagtttataaaatagtatatgttatttataatatataaagttgCTTTCCATTTGCATCACAACTTGAATAATTCTCACTTACAAcataaatgcatttatataaaatctcaAACCATTAGCCATTGATTTACTAAAAATCTGTAAAAGTAATGAATGTATGAAATATATGGTTAAAAGATTAAGATGGTAATTACTATATTGTGCTAtagtaaataatttgtttcacTTGAGCAGCTAGACGAACTCTCATTTTAGCTGCATGAGTAAGCGTTAAAtgattatatgtaattttaggGCATATTCGCATCCGAGCTGGTATTGTTTCatctttattttgtaatatgcaaaaatattcccatttaattaatttttcattagaATTAAGctgacaataaaaataaagaaatttaatttaatttttacactttTGAACGGTgtagataaatatttcatttaattcatttatgaGCTAACACAatgtttattacaattttgtattcTATATTATTACCTGTAATGATGTTGTGTATAATCGGTTTCTGATAGTTTTCAAAATATGTGGTGTATCTGAGAACACATACACCACACACTCATTACTAATTggatgattaaaataattaactacgTGATTTATTTTGCCGCATATACCCATAATGTCCCAAAATTTTCTGTTTGTTGCTGCACCGTCTGTTATTACCCCAtgaattttaacattaatattttccagtAACGCAATAgtctataatataaaattaatatacataatatcacaatattttgcaaaactttGAGAAAAACATgtcatacatatatgtatatatattatattttgtattatgcATACCTTAAGTATAAGTTGTGCAAGTACTTCTCCATGTACAGATCCTTTGGAGGCAAACACAGCTAATGGTTGAGAATAAGAGTCAGCAAGTGGTTGAAACATAATTACTAATCCATGATCTGCTTGTTCATCTAAATAAGTTGATGGAATTCCTTCATCTCCAAAATCAATTAATCCTGTATAAGTGAGATTTTTTGAATTAACATTAACTGATTTTCTAAGATGTATTtcatctaataaaattattccttgTTTTTGTATATCTGTTTTCTTTTGCAATGCAAGttgaaacattaaaaaaaaatgtttattgaaGCCACATGAACTATCAATAAGCGAaagatatctgaaacaaaacaaaaacacatttattacatatattattattttctgaattGGATATTGTCAAACAATAATAATGTAGTACCTTCGAATAGTCCTAATACATGGAACAGGTAGTATTTGactttctcttaaaaaattataagccTTAGGGGACTTCATGTGCAATAATAGGCATAATAGAATCCATTCTTCATTATATCTATGCTCTGTAGGATTTTTTCGTTTTgcagattttattatttcctgtAGTGCAATCAGCTCATTGTGAGAAAAGTTtgtctcttttaatttattttctatatcttTTATAGAAAGTGTTTTTACTTCTATTTCATTATCtataagttctttttttaacttatctATCACATATTTTGTTCgaatttttgctttttgtgctctataatattttttccgtAAGGGAACATTTTCACTTGACGCTGCGACGCTAGATTCCAGCGTCAAATATCAATGAAAACAGCTGGACGCTAGCGTGTATTGACGCTGATATGAAAACAGGTTTAGCatttaagttattttattctatactCTCGATCACCACCGATTACTCCGCGACAGCCAAGAGAACAAGGTGCACGGAAGAAGTCTcgtaaaaatgtctttttataagaaatattacaaatggCAAATggattgtttaaaaataataaatattaaaaaaagagagaaaataaaaaagtgtttaataatgtgtttaacaattttatatcaacaagaaaaaacatataaaaaacaatataccAAGAAACGTTATTGGGTTGCACCAATGTTCAAAAACAGAAAACTGCATggtttttatcataaaaataagaattcaTCAAAATATCTTACTCATTGCAGGATATTGCCTGTGGTATTGCAgagtaattaataacaattacttactttgttataaatatttcggcGGTAAGAAAGGAAGGACGTACATACATAATACAACCTAACTTTTTTCCTTCTTGTTGGACGCTATATGCCGCTGGAAGCTGAATAAATCGAGCTTCTCTTCTTGACGCCAGCGTCGCAAATCAGATCGTGATCAATCAGACGCTAGCGACCAGTGTCATAGTGAAATTGCACCCTaacaatacaattttattttctttgtgtgTAGTTGTATTTCTTGTAAtgcttgtatttttttcattgtttgttattaataactttttttttctcgacgtCTTTTTTGATGTATTGATTTTTGTACAATAGCACAAAATTGACATTTGTCTTCTGTAATAGTTGAAATTATTGAACACTTTTTATGTCTCCATGTATCACTAATGTCTTTAAATGCTTCGTTATATccaattttttcaatataaactTGGCACTCATTTGCACCacaacatatataaaaattatcaacagcaaataatatttttttgtaactgGTCTATACTATTAATAggacaataaaatatagatgATGGCAAATTTAGAATGGGTTGCTTTAAAACATTTACTTGTATTCTCATATCattctttaatattacttcttttattgaataaaatgaatataagctgttgtttgattttattttattacatgttggtaaaaagaaaattaataaccgtGTATTATCATCATTAATTTGCGTATGTACCTATTGCTTtggtaaatttatttcctttttgtCAATACTATTTAAAAcatcatgaaaaaaaaaatttgttgaattATCTTCTAATTCATGCTCCATATGCATTtcattttgtataatttcattattagtTTCTTTGGTTTTATCACTCTCTATATCTGGAAATTTCTCAGACCATGGAAATTTGGATGGTATAGCTCCTTTGCgtaatttaagtattttatacGGTGCAGactgaataaatattataataattaatatttctattttaaaatataataatttaaataacttaccACGCCAACAATATTTCGTTCTTCATCATAAAGTTCTCGTTTCCACAGAATATCACATTCTTCAAAGTGATGGTGGCAAATAGCTTAGGTTGGTTTAATTACAATGTCTTGTCTTTTTAAAGCTGTTTGCCACTTTTTTGCAAATCTTTGTTCCTtggaatgaaaaaaaattgcactttTTCCGGGTTGGATGTGTACCCCGATGTAGTACAACCAACTACAATGCACCGCGTCAtacttaaatttctttaattagattttatattaataattgaaacaattgaaaaaaaagtcttcACTCTTTTAACACTGATCTCTTACTGACAGTTATATTTACTTTGTTCGCGACATGATTAATCATTCAACAAAGGATAAAAGAGCTAATAGTTGATTCTTTATTTGAAAAGCTTacgcatataaaatttaaaccgATAAAATTCTTCATAAGGAGTTTGTTGAATGCAcgcgaatataataattataatacattaatttcattttgaCTCTCtttataacataaataaatatataaatatatatacaaatattaatttactctgttacgcaaataaaaaagcgGTGGATATAACAGAAGGGACAGGAGTGTTAAATTATGACTCATGtgatgaatattaatttatagaaataatttatacatatttttgactataaatgtaaaatataaataaataaataatataatagaaaaatatatatataacaatttaacTCGATAAGGTCACCGCAAtcatgtatttataattgtaaatataaatacatataatatataaagttgCTTTCCATTTGCATCAGAACTTGAATAATTCTCGCTTACAACATAATTCTGTCTTTTTTCAATgtctcttaattaaataacaaacaCAGAATTATGTTATAAGTGAGAATTATCTCTTGAGTTTTCTTGTAAATTGAAAGCAGCATGAGTAGCATGTAATGCATATAATATAGCATTTTAGGCAGCATATACTATTGTAACCGTGGTAACTGTAGCCTAGCGCCGCGTAGCGGATAGGCTTCACTTTTTAGACACGCTCTGTAACGGGAAGGCATAGGCAGTGTCATTTGGCTGGCTTCGACCAATCAAATTGCCTATTTCTATGCATTATGTATTAGGCTTTATCGATTGTAAATTTGCTTTAATGCTATCTGGAAGTCGATTATAAGGTTGATCATgaatctttgaaaaaaaaatcttttgaaaattctttttttgaatttGACGGAGGCAATAatgctaagaaaaaaaaatttattaaacaagaGTTTTGTTagaatattcaaataaatctaATGTTACGTAAAAACGGACATGAAAGTCAGTTGTATTATTGAATTAAGTgttatatatacacatataattgtataattatagaagcggtttattcattaaatattactaaatttattattacatttaacattGTAATCGATGATGCAGGTAAAACGTATTCTTTAataaagtcttaataaaatcGTGGTAATATATAAACATagcaaagtattaaaaatattacagtatTAGTTTTGTTCTCGAATacaatttttagttttttaaatgtagGAACGAACAGAAACAAATGTAACAATAAGTCTTTAACTCCAATCggtgtaattattattttttcgccACATGTTTCTATATTTGATTGCATATCGTCAGATTTTAGCTATTGTCCTGATGGTTTTCGACAATATGCAATAAAGTGTTTGGGAATGTGCTCGATAACGCCTATTAAGCtgtaaataaacaaatttatatataagtaaataatatattataagaaatttctgtctgtaataattaatacgtactGATACTGTTTTATAAGATTTATGGTGAATTCGGTCGCTTGCACTGACTTTTCACTGATTCTAAATACGTGTTGCACTAAATTATATAAGTGCAATCTCTACACAGTGTTCCACTGTGGTTGGTCAATCTTTTCTCAGTGGTACACCAATTTAATGCACTGCCAAAATTGgtcgtgtaataaattttgcactTACTTAGTATATTATGTGTATTCGAATACAAAGTCTATGCTACACTTGTGTAGTGCAACACTCATCGAATATGACGTAAGCACAGTATACTAAGAGACAGTAGGGACAGTAAGCGAAAATTTGTCAGCCGCGCAGTTTCGCTCGCGCATCTACGAGCGGCCATGTTTTTGGGCGCACCAATAGCGTtgactgtaaattaatttgaaattgctttaatttcaatacagTTTAATAACGTATTTGTTATGTTTTAAAGGGGTTAATAACTCTGAACtcataataaaacaaaagaaaagaaatatatttatttaataaaggcaGTTGACATGAGGTGTAACTATGAGACGGACCAAGATTCTAGCAATTGATGGTCCCTAAAGCTCGGTGTACATACACGATGCAAGAAATTGAACAAAGTTTTAACACCAAGCTCAACACTAGCTTAAAAAGTAGTGTAcactgaccggcaataatggcctgacgctctgcggcgacggcagctaacgtgcgtgagctagcgtggtgtgcgtcaggccacaccgcggagcgcgtacgtgagccgtgaagcgccgagagaagcgagaggacgggggaaaatttggtggaaggcgttctcatgctctctccCGCTCGCAACCCGTGCgtttgagagagaacgcatgagtggtcgctaagaaaaagttataggcgcaccttcgttctctcgcttgcacgcgttcgtgtttatacgggcgcgcaaggatagaaatagatcgcaagagtacgctattaattctagcatatacttcaagacatttcgcgataatcACAACCGAAATTGAAGACCCGTGTtactaatgttattaaatatataattctacgttgcgtataatttattttcgcgataatttttcgacaaatatataaataatatctcgagaAAGAACGCATGGGAGGACGGTGCGAAACTGTTAGAGGTGCACCTCcgatctctcgcttgcacgcgttcttGTTTATATGGGCGCGTAGAGATAAAGATAGATCGTAAAAGTACGAATTATAGCTTTAAGATTTTCGCGACTAATgataatcgaaattaaatactcgtgctactgatattataaatatataattttacgttgcgtgtaattaattt from Cardiocondyla obscurior isolate alpha-2009 linkage group LG19, Cobs3.1, whole genome shotgun sequence includes these protein-coding regions:
- the LOC139110226 gene encoding uncharacterized protein, encoding MNTTQEQKEILLEWMKQHPDVARGRLRRKGESKHQMTWKDWKMNVLKKETKRRNNGMKTGGGSPKNVNFSSLEENLLEFLTPEAAGLLNIPEGGIYLSNNNQGKFFGHPVYTHMCIHIYTATEKLLNFQERKLKLKKEEVAVQKEILEVHKGILVELQKIRNVLELSK